The following is a genomic window from Sutcliffiella horikoshii.
TGCGATGACGTAGGTGGTGCCGTCGTCATTCGCTTCTCCATTTTTCATCGGTTGAGTTCTTACGTATGCATGGTCATGTCCAGATATTGCAAGGTCTACGCCGATTTCATCGAATGCTTTCGGGAAGACTTCCTGCACATTGCCGCTTCCACCTTGTGGATTGGAGAAGTATGGAGAGCGGTGGTACATGACGATTTTCCATTTTTTTTCGGTGTCGGCCATGTCTTCTTTCAGCCATTCTGTTTGTTTGATTAATCCATCTTTATCCGTTTCTGTATTCAGGACGGCGATGTGTGCATCACCGTAATCGAAGGAGTAGACGGTTCCTTTAAATTCTTCTGGGCCGTTTTGCGGCATGCGGAAGAATTGTTTGAATGTATCTACTCCGTTTCCGATATTTTCATGATTCCCCACCGCTGTTACAATTGGCGTGGACGCGGATAGGGACGGATCTTCGATTGATTTGAAGAATTCGGACCAATGGTTGTAAAGGTTTCCGTCATCTATTAAGTCCCCAACCTGCATCATGAAGCTTGCGTCTGGGAAGTCGAATTTTGCTTTTTTATAAACGTCGGTGAAGGGGCCGAACCCTGTTTCCGATTGGTTTGGTGCTGCCTGGATGTCCCCCATAAGGATGAAATTGAAATCGTCAGAACCTTTTCCTGGTGCAGGTAAGGAGATGGTGGCCGTTTCACTCCAACCTTCTTCCGTTCCGTCACCGACTCTGTACGCATATAAGGTGCCTGGCTTTAGACCTTTCTCGGTGACCGAATGGACTTGCAGCTCGCCTTCGTTCATTGGATGTGGATTGCTTTCACCATTAATTGTCCTAGGCTTGCTTCCTTCCCATCCATTCTTTTCAAACTTAGAGTATTCCACCATTTCCAGAACGGAGTCTGTTACAAGTGGTGATGTAGTCCAGTTCACGTTACGTTGATTTTTGTTGCCGTTGAACGTGACGTTTACTTTTTTAGGGGACATGCCACCTAAATGTTTTAAGACATTCACTTCTTTTACAAAGCTGTATTGGGTCTCTTTTTCAGCTTGGATGTGACGGATGCCTGCTTCTGTTGTAAGTTCCTTTGTTTGCAACTTACCATCGTTGTTTGTTTTTCCAAGCAATACTTCTCCGTTCATTTCGGAGTCCCATGCTTTTACATCTGCACCTCCGACTGGTTGGCCATCTTGATCTTTGACTTGAATGACAGCCGGGAAGCCTACAGAAGCGCGGTCTACAGAAATTGTAAGAGCTGCTTTAAGAGTTTGCTGTACATTAGGGAGAAACAGCGGCGTTGCAACCTCTTCGTCTTTCAATGTCACTGCACCTTCGTGATAGCTCAACTCTAAGTTACCATTTGCATCTTTCGGGATGGAGAACATTATTTTTCCGATTTCCGTGACGGAAGTTGTTAGATCCTTTAATTCTATTAAAATTTCTCCGTTTTTATTTGTTTCTTTTTTTACAATCTGCTCCTCTGTGATGGATGGGTCTAGGACGATTTCTTTTACACGAATATTTGCAGATAACTTAAGGCTGATGCCGCTAATTTCTTCTGTTTGTGTTGCCTGAATGGTGATTGGGTGATCTTTTCCGATGAACGCATTATTTTCATAGTCAAGGGTAACGCCCGGCTGTCCTGCATGTTGCTCGTATTGCCAAATTTCCGTCGTTTCATTGCCAAAATTGTCTTGTGCCGTGATTTTTACTTGATGTGTTCCATCTAATAATGGCTTGTCCGGTGAAAATAGTAGTTCCCCGGCTTCTTCCTGGTAACTTGCGTCCACTTCTACTCCGTCAACGTGCATCCATACGCGCTCGGGATTGATGCCTGTTTGCTCATCGGCAAGGATTGCGCTGATGGAGTAATCGGTAGAATCTATCATACTGTCAGCTGCAGGATTGAATTCTGAGATGATTGGATTCTCTAAATCATCATTCGTTTCCCCATAGACCGCTCTGATATTGTCCACATAGATGGTACCAGCGTTTTTATTATTATTGTCTGTTTCCATGAGGCGAACTGGCAGGTCCATTTTCAAAGGAAGGGCTCTGCCTGGAGGAACTGCCGCTTCAACGTATTTCCAGCCTGTCCAGTCCATATTTCTGGCAAAGTCGAGTGCGATGGGGCTGTTGTTGCCGTCCCTCAGTTGTGCTCTCAACCAATGTCCTTTTCCATCGCCATACACCCACATTCCGATCGCTTCCGGATAGTCTTCCAGCTCGATTGGCGTTCTTGGGTGCGCATAGGCTCCGGATGTTCCGATGGTACCTGTAAAATCGTAATTCAGCTGTAGAGCATGATCGCCGAAACGAGCTGGTTCTGGATAGGTTGTCTGATTAATAGAGATAGAGTTATAGCGCGCTCCACTGAATGTCCAATGGTCGATACCGTCCTCGAAGGTTTCCAGGATGGTTGGCAGTTTGCCTACTTGAACGTCCATCGTGTCTGATACATTTTTATAGCTTACCGTGATTTTCCCCTGAGCAGATTCCTCCGTTGCATGGAATATGCCCTGCTCGTCCACATGTCCGATGTTTCCTTCCACTTCCCATGATAGATTGGCAGGATCATGATGAACATGACGGCCGCCAGATAGTGCAGTCACTTTTAGCTCAGCCGTTTCCCCTCTTTTTACAGTCAAGGCCTGCTGGTTAAAAGTAAGGCTTGAAAGCTCGTCGACAATGGTTACATTTGCTTCGCCCAGAGCACCGCCTGCCGAAGTTGAGATAATTTTACCGCTTGCTGCGGCTGGACCTGCTGTCAGGGTGCCATCTTCGTTAACCGCTCCTAAAGAAGAGTCAGAAACCGTCCAAGAAACTGTTTCTTCCAGTTGTACTGGGTTGTAGTTTGCATCCATGCCTTTTGCACCGAAATTGTATGCAGATTCCGCAAGCATCAGGCCGGAGCTCGGTTTTATTGCAAGTTGTTCGAGTGAGCCAGTTTCGGCAGTGGAGACAACTAGTAAACTATTGGCTACGCCGCGTTCTGTTCCGTCAGAAGGGATGTTCGATACCGATAATTCTTCTTCTCCCTGTTCGCGCGCGACGAATGTGGAGGAGCCGCCGCCATCAAAGTTAAGCGCCTCGACTGCACCTAGTTCATACATTAGGTTCTGCAGTTCAAATACGGTGATTCCTTCCGAGTAGCCGGGCTGTCTGCCATCCATGATGATAAAAAAGACAGAGCCGTCCGCTTTAATTCCAGCGGCTGTTCTTGGTGCCACGGCTGTTGTGAAGGCATTTGAAACCAGGTTCGTTTTTTGGCCTTCTTTGACAAGGACATACTGGCCGCCGATTGCTTCTGTTACCGTCTGCCATTGTTCAGCCACTGCCGTGTTAATTTGAATTTCTTGTCCTGCCTGAAGATTATTCAGGACAGCAGCCATTGTTCCATGGCCAGATAAGACAAGCTTGCCCTGTGGTATTGTTTCGTTTCCAACGTTCTTAATTACTTTTTCCACCGTAGCCTTGGCTGTGCCGGGCTGGTGTACGTTTCCTTCAATATTGGAAAGCACCACTTCTGTGCCATGTTCGTTTGTACTGGTTTCATTTTTTTCTGGTGAGTATAATGCCAGCTGGTTCGACTGGCGAACATCATTTAGGTGATGGATCTGATGAGTGGCATCACCGATTTGAAGGGTAAAGCTCGGGTTTGGGTAACCGATGATCGCCTGCCCGTCTTCTGTGATCCCAAATGTTTCTCTTGTTGAGGATTTAAGAATTTGTCCGTTGTGAATGACGTTTCCGATAGGAATGCCGGTGGAAGTGTTAAAAAAGTCTCCGTTCACTGCACCAACGACACGGCGGCCGTCTGTTGATGCTGCGTTTGCCTGCTCACGGACGGTCGTCATTGCTGCTACACTTCCGTTCGGTAAGCCTGCCTGGATGCTGATTGCAGGGTTTTGGAGATCTATATCCATCATGAACGCCTCCTGCCTGCCTCGGTCACTGATAAAGGTCATCGTTTCCTTTGCGACACCGGAAGCAATCTGGAGCCTTTCCTGCTCAATTACTTGTCCAAGCGAAAATTCCTGCGACTGTTGTTCCGCTGCAAAGGTTTCGATTGCCGGCTGTTGGATGGTGCCTGTTCCAACCGGTACAAGCATCGTTTGAAGCGCTAACATCCAAATGAATAATGTTAAAAATGGCTTTTTCATCCTACTCATTTTCTTATTCCCCCTATGTAACTTTGATCTGACAAGATTCTTGCAAACTACCTAAAATCCGCCATCAACGTAAACACTACCTGTCATTGATTAACCCGATGTGAAAGTTTATTAAAGAAATTGTAAATCGAGGAAAAATAGGTAAATGGAATCATGAAGTGCATCCGCATGAATACGACGATACTAAGTGTCAAAATTATTTTATTTTCATGAAATTAAATTTCAACACAGTCAAAAAAAATTTCACTTAGACATGTGAAGATATTGCTTCCACTTTTCAAATCCAAGCTTGTTGTAGAAGGATTCGAGCGTAGTCCAATCAATCATCCAGACCTCTACTCCGTCCTCTTTTAACTCCTGCATTGCCTGTTTGACAATTTTCAAGCCAAGTCCGCTTTTCCGAACCTGTGAAGAAACGCCAAGTGGTCCGATTCCGCCCACTGCCTTTCCCTTGTAAAGCTCACTCCAGTAGACATTGGAGCCAATCACAGCATCTTCCGGACGATTTATCCGACAGAACCCTCTGACTCTATCACCTTGCCATATCAGCACAAATTGCCTTGCCGTCCCACCTCGTTCAAACAGGCTGCGCACCTCATACTCCCAACGGCCAGGAAATGCTTCTTGTAAAAAAAGAATGAGTGCCGGTTCTTCTCCGCTTTGCCCTCTTTTGAAGTGAAAATTCTGATCTTGGGGGATGGATAAGTCGGTTAAGCACTCCTCCATCTTTTGAATCATATCAAAAACAACTTCACCAGATTGATAGCCCTTTTCTTTAAACCAGTCGATTGACTCCGTTAACTCGAGCGGAACTCCCGGAAAAAAGTGCTGCACATCTCTTCCAAGGTGAATCCTTGCGCACCCTTGCTCTCTGAGGCTATCTTCCGCCTCTTTCAATAATTGACTGCCAATCCCTTTGCCGCGCCATCCTTCTTTTACAAAAAGGAAATTGATCCATCCAACATCTCCGCCCGGATGATACCCAAACGTTTCCCCTGGCCACCTTTTGGCGATTACCGCACCAACCACCTCGCCATTCTCGACAGCTGCAAAACTGCTATGCGGACAAAAGCTACGCTCATCGGTCGTGTTCTGTTTGAATAACCTTGGTGTAATCGGCAGTATGAATCCCATGGAATGGTTCCATGCATCTAGAACGGCTTCTGCATGGTTAGGTGTAAATGATACCGTTTTCATTATTAAATTCACCTTGCTGTATCTCTCCCTTCAAAACTATTTACTCAGTCTGCCTACCAATTTCTCCATTTGTTCTTAATTTCCTTTTTTCTGTTTTTTAAAAAGGAAATGAATGGGACTAGGGAAAAAGACTGGGAAAGGGAGGATTTTTAGGGGTGTTGTGACATTGTACTTACAAAATAGGGTGGTTTGGGAAGTAGTTGTATCTAGTTATTTTAATTTGAGAATTTTAAAAACAGGAGTTAAGACTTAGGTGAAAATTTCCGAAGGGAGACTGCTTGAAGACAAAAAAATACCGCCAAACGGTACCTGCGTTTGGCGGTTTTGACATTCTCTTGTTTTTGCGCTGTTGTGTTGTTTGTGTATCGGTATTGTTAGTATACCCGCGGAGGCTTGGTTTTATTCCTGGTTTTGGGTGGAAGCAGATAAAAATTTGTATAGAAAAAGAGCAGCTTTCCGGAGTATGTTTCCCGTTTGTAAGCTGCTCTTTGGCTCAATAGAGTTTATCGTTCTAGCATATATTTTATTAACAAGACTTTAGATTATGTTAGATAGCTAACGGATTCTTCTTCTTCGTCAGAAGATCCTTCGTCGCCGTCTTTGTCTTCTCCGTCTTCAGGCTTGTCTTCGCCCTCTGCTGGAGTTTCTTCTTTTTCTTGTTCACCAGCAGGCTCGCTTCCTTCTTCAGAAGCTTGTCCTTCTTCCTCTAATAGGGAAGTTACTGGTTTGTTAAAAAAGCTGCTAGGGTTCACTGCTACGTTGTCCTTGCGAATTTCAAAATGAACGTGTACTGCGTCTTTGTTCAGTTGGTTTGTGTGTGCTTTGGCAATTGTTTCACCTTGCTCTACGAAATCGTTGACTTTGACTTGTACGTCAGTCAGTGATTGATAGATTGTTTTTACACCATCCAAATGCTCAATTTCTACGACGTTTCCTAGTAAAGGATCATTTTCAACATGCGTTACAGTTCCACTTAAAGAAGCGACTACTTCGAATGTTTCTCCGTCTTTCATTGCAATGTCGATACCTGTGTTTGGTTGGTAAATGCCATTGTACTCAATGAAAGCTGCTTCTTGCTCTTCTTTAGATGCGTTTGCATCCCAGAATGGTCTTTGGATGACAGAAGAGTTAACGTCTGTTACCGGCATTACAAAGTTTTCTACCGGGCTGTTCACTTCCATGGAATCTTGATCACCATAAGAAATGTTAGTTCCTTGCCCTTCTGGGTTTCCTGGATTACCTTCTGATTCATTACCTGATTGGGATACTAAAACCGCTGTCAAAATGATTGCCGCGCACCCAAGATAGATTGCTGGGAACACCCAACGCTTTTTCATTAAGCGTTGCCAATTTGAATTTTGAGAAGTCCGTTTCTTTTCTTCCTCTCTCATTGTATCATCACCTCAGCAATCATTCTGAACAGATTCACAGAATAATATACATCCGCGGTGAAAATTTTTTTGAAATGCTTATTTTCCTTCAATCGAGAGGGTTTTATGCATGGAAATGGAAAAAAGT
Proteins encoded in this region:
- a CDS encoding phosphodiester glycosidase family protein, whose amino-acid sequence is MSRMKKPFLTLFIWMLALQTMLVPVGTGTIQQPAIETFAAEQQSQEFSLGQVIEQERLQIASGVAKETMTFISDRGRQEAFMMDIDLQNPAISIQAGLPNGSVAAMTTVREQANAASTDGRRVVGAVNGDFFNTSTGIPIGNVIHNGQILKSSTRETFGITEDGQAIIGYPNPSFTLQIGDATHQIHHLNDVRQSNQLALYSPEKNETSTNEHGTEVVLSNIEGNVHQPGTAKATVEKVIKNVGNETIPQGKLVLSGHGTMAAVLNNLQAGQEIQINTAVAEQWQTVTEAIGGQYVLVKEGQKTNLVSNAFTTAVAPRTAAGIKADGSVFFIIMDGRQPGYSEGITVFELQNLMYELGAVEALNFDGGGSSTFVAREQGEEELSVSNIPSDGTERGVANSLLVVSTAETGSLEQLAIKPSSGLMLAESAYNFGAKGMDANYNPVQLEETVSWTVSDSSLGAVNEDGTLTAGPAAASGKIISTSAGGALGEANVTIVDELSSLTFNQQALTVKRGETAELKVTALSGGRHVHHDPANLSWEVEGNIGHVDEQGIFHATEESAQGKITVSYKNVSDTMDVQVGKLPTILETFEDGIDHWTFSGARYNSISINQTTYPEPARFGDHALQLNYDFTGTIGTSGAYAHPRTPIELEDYPEAIGMWVYGDGKGHWLRAQLRDGNNSPIALDFARNMDWTGWKYVEAAVPPGRALPLKMDLPVRLMETDNNNKNAGTIYVDNIRAVYGETNDDLENPIISEFNPAADSMIDSTDYSISAILADEQTGINPERVWMHVDGVEVDASYQEEAGELLFSPDKPLLDGTHQVKITAQDNFGNETTEIWQYEQHAGQPGVTLDYENNAFIGKDHPITIQATQTEEISGISLKLSANIRVKEIVLDPSITEEQIVKKETNKNGEILIELKDLTTSVTEIGKIMFSIPKDANGNLELSYHEGAVTLKDEEVATPLFLPNVQQTLKAALTISVDRASVGFPAVIQVKDQDGQPVGGADVKAWDSEMNGEVLLGKTNNDGKLQTKELTTEAGIRHIQAEKETQYSFVKEVNVLKHLGGMSPKKVNVTFNGNKNQRNVNWTTSPLVTDSVLEMVEYSKFEKNGWEGSKPRTINGESNPHPMNEGELQVHSVTEKGLKPGTLYAYRVGDGTEEGWSETATISLPAPGKGSDDFNFILMGDIQAAPNQSETGFGPFTDVYKKAKFDFPDASFMMQVGDLIDDGNLYNHWSEFFKSIEDPSLSASTPIVTAVGNHENIGNGVDTFKQFFRMPQNGPEEFKGTVYSFDYGDAHIAVLNTETDKDGLIKQTEWLKEDMADTEKKWKIVMYHRSPYFSNPQGGSGNVQEVFPKAFDEIGVDLAISGHDHAYVRTQPMKNGEANDDGTTYVIAGSAGGKFYAAVPQPYMDVIFEEKTQIYSNISVTQNGITITAKTRDGRTIDQHTIEKK
- a CDS encoding GNAT family N-acetyltransferase, with translation MKTVSFTPNHAEAVLDAWNHSMGFILPITPRLFKQNTTDERSFCPHSSFAAVENGEVVGAVIAKRWPGETFGYHPGGDVGWINFLFVKEGWRGKGIGSQLLKEAEDSLREQGCARIHLGRDVQHFFPGVPLELTESIDWFKEKGYQSGEVVFDMIQKMEECLTDLSIPQDQNFHFKRGQSGEEPALILFLQEAFPGRWEYEVRSLFERGGTARQFVLIWQGDRVRGFCRINRPEDAVIGSNVYWSELYKGKAVGGIGPLGVSSQVRKSGLGLKIVKQAMQELKEDGVEVWMIDWTTLESFYNKLGFEKWKQYLHMSK
- a CDS encoding M23 family metallopeptidase, yielding MREEEKKRTSQNSNWQRLMKKRWVFPAIYLGCAAIILTAVLVSQSGNESEGNPGNPEGQGTNISYGDQDSMEVNSPVENFVMPVTDVNSSVIQRPFWDANASKEEQEAAFIEYNGIYQPNTGIDIAMKDGETFEVVASLSGTVTHVENDPLLGNVVEIEHLDGVKTIYQSLTDVQVKVNDFVEQGETIAKAHTNQLNKDAVHVHFEIRKDNVAVNPSSFFNKPVTSLLEEEGQASEEGSEPAGEQEKEETPAEGEDKPEDGEDKDGDEGSSDEEEESVSYLT